One window from the genome of Actinoplanes teichomyceticus ATCC 31121 encodes:
- a CDS encoding GNAT family N-acetyltransferase translates to MTELGRRHTEPGTWIKAATNPSDLHRVLPARWAMSDTGYLMTVPFTGGDPVVPAPYSTQLEVEGDVIVASVLDTAGRTAARGRLAPAGRVGVIDQVETAPTHRRRGLASAVMRTLAHHAVRRGMHRGVLVATDDGRELYRTLGWTVRSPIAAAHIPEAPTPLA, encoded by the coding sequence GTGACCGAACTGGGCCGTCGGCACACCGAACCAGGCACCTGGATCAAGGCCGCGACGAACCCGAGCGACCTGCACCGGGTACTGCCTGCCCGCTGGGCGATGAGCGACACCGGCTACCTGATGACCGTTCCCTTCACCGGCGGCGACCCGGTGGTGCCGGCGCCGTACAGCACCCAACTCGAAGTCGAAGGCGACGTCATCGTCGCATCGGTCCTGGACACTGCCGGCCGGACCGCAGCCCGCGGCAGGCTCGCCCCGGCAGGCCGGGTCGGTGTCATCGACCAGGTCGAGACCGCACCCACGCACCGCCGTCGCGGGCTGGCAAGCGCGGTCATGCGCACCCTCGCTCACCACGCCGTCCGACGCGGCATGCACCGTGGCGTCCTGGTCGCCACCGACGACGGCCGCGAGCTGTACCGCACCTTGGGCTGGACCGTCCGCAGCCCCATCGCCGCGGCGCACATACCCGAAGCCCCCACTCCTCTCGCCTGA
- a CDS encoding Fe-Mn family superoxide dismutase gives MRADYVDRPWNRVNWADVIKRSDAARAAGPACDDWPSGRRCAVRPCPAGRRVIAAKPRGDLAGAEALLAGFPDDPARVRGFCLLAEPALSLVRARIGQSMDELVRELSLHMAATAMQPPPGAPAA, from the coding sequence GTGCGCGCCGACTACGTGGACCGGCCGTGGAACCGGGTGAACTGGGCCGACGTCATCAAACGGTCCGACGCCGCCCGGGCGGCCGGCCCGGCGTGCGATGACTGGCCATCCGGACGCCGCTGCGCTGTTCGACCGTGCCCGGCAGGCCGCCGCGTCATCGCGGCCAAGCCCCGCGGCGATCTCGCCGGCGCCGAGGCCCTGCTCGCCGGGTTCCCCGACGACCCGGCCCGGGTCCGCGGCTTCTGCCTGCTCGCCGAGCCGGCCCTGTCGCTGGTACGGGCCCGGATCGGACAGAGCATGGACGAGCTGGTACGCGAGCTGAGCCTGCACATGGCGGCTACCGCCATGCAACCGCCACCCGGCGCTCCCGCAGCCTGA
- a CDS encoding Fe-Mn family superoxide dismutase: MWNNLSPDGGDRPGGELAAAIAEHFGSFDAFAAQLSTATKGVRGSGWGA, translated from the coding sequence TTGTGGAACAACCTGTCCCCGGACGGCGGCGACCGTCCCGGCGGCGAGCTCGCTGCGGCGATCGCCGAGCACTTCGGCTCCTTCGACGCGTTCGCCGCGCAGCTGTCGACGGCGACCAAGGGCGTGCGGGGGTCCGGCTGGGGCGCCTGA
- a CDS encoding BBE domain-containing protein, which translates to MNVPSERLRHKDNCARLQRVKASFDPGDMCRHAVSVRP; encoded by the coding sequence GTGAACGTACCTTCCGAGCGACTCCGTCACAAGGACAACTGCGCGCGGCTGCAGCGGGTCAAGGCCAGCTTCGACCCGGGTGACATGTGCCGCCACGCCGTGTCCGTCCGCCCGTGA
- a CDS encoding DUF2267 domain-containing protein: MAELAFIDKVAERTGVPEDTARLLTEGTLLTLAARISGGEGMDLAEHVPDELRPYLIKPTEPAEAFSYDEFMRRVAERAGVDRPTAERGVAAVLSALHETVGHQEFTDAIAQLPREFGQLVAAPARR, encoded by the coding sequence ATGGCGGAACTGGCATTCATCGACAAGGTGGCCGAGCGGACCGGGGTACCCGAGGACACTGCGAGGCTGCTCACCGAGGGCACCCTGCTCACCCTCGCGGCCCGGATCAGCGGCGGCGAGGGAATGGATCTGGCCGAACACGTACCGGACGAGCTCCGGCCCTACCTGATCAAGCCGACCGAGCCGGCCGAGGCGTTTTCCTATGACGAGTTCATGCGCCGGGTCGCCGAACGCGCCGGAGTGGACCGCCCGACCGCCGAGCGGGGCGTGGCTGCAGTGCTCTCGGCTCTGCACGAGACGGTCGGGCACCAGGAGTTCACGGACGCGATCGCTCAGCTGCCGAGAGAGTTCGGACAGCTGGTGGCCGCGCCGGCGCGGCGCTGA
- a CDS encoding LuxR C-terminal-related transcriptional regulator encodes MLARLDDPRALVTVVSSPAGWGKSALLESWAAGRPDRAAWVAGGDRDGFWHRVLSAVATTGVDAPFADVTAATGPQRLIEALQRSSAAPTILVDDCNDTAEPGELAGLAQAARSSGTATRLILACRGSPNLPLHRWRVEGRLAEISQAELAFTVDETADLLAGHELILPWLAIAELHAQTEGWPAGLRLTAVALQHHADPAQILAGSAAIDSVADYLAAEVLGGLEPGERWALAEISVAERLTADFVNAMTGRVDGAALLAGLEHGGAFITRCAATEDTYRLHPMLGRTLYRELGRHDRNRTAQAHRRAADWHAAQGPPADVLRHLLAAGDGKSAIHVAERHWAEIVVGGRCLDQPVTTIPAPDGEPPRHLWFAMAAERLDAGDIMGTRHLLRLAYADEKTYADGQGAESLPFAALELTAARLEADLDGGCALASQVLATPASGEGPAAGTAAMLHPLALLSRGAAELQRGELPAAERDLCDALTLARRRDMERAAISAASHLAACHAARGHLRQAARCATETLDRANRLRLVQLVDLGWSRLALAETYFEWDRLDDAERCAAAAVDGSRGDRLIQLWGTVLQARIRTATGRPGDAHRMVRAVAREMVTADLPAAIRCALALVEGELRLACGDLNRAHELVQACRDVGALPVPAAVLEGSVLLAEGRPARAATAVEPYVAAHDELTSRTYRAWAGLVSALAGQRLGHPAQTTRGLETALQMAEEEDLRRGFAAGGHRLRALLESVAPTMPVFSQVAATLTVTLDATMRDSPPYGSRNGPDAVPAGSAVPPLTDRELTVLRHLQGSLSHAEIAELLHISVNTVKTHVKNIYSKLGATRRKDAIRRGHELRFL; translated from the coding sequence TTGCTCGCTCGTCTGGACGACCCGCGAGCACTCGTCACCGTAGTGTCGTCGCCGGCCGGCTGGGGCAAGTCCGCGCTGCTGGAGTCCTGGGCCGCCGGCCGGCCCGACCGGGCGGCGTGGGTCGCCGGCGGTGATCGGGACGGGTTCTGGCACCGGGTTCTGTCGGCGGTCGCCACCACCGGCGTGGATGCGCCGTTCGCCGACGTGACCGCAGCGACGGGTCCGCAGCGCCTGATCGAGGCATTGCAGAGGTCATCCGCCGCGCCCACGATCCTGGTCGACGACTGCAACGACACGGCCGAACCCGGCGAACTCGCCGGACTCGCCCAAGCCGCACGGAGCAGCGGCACCGCGACCCGGCTGATCCTGGCGTGCCGGGGGAGCCCGAACCTCCCGCTGCACCGATGGCGTGTGGAGGGCCGGCTCGCCGAGATCTCCCAGGCGGAGCTGGCCTTCACCGTCGACGAGACGGCCGACCTCCTCGCCGGGCATGAGCTGATTCTGCCGTGGTTGGCGATCGCCGAGCTGCACGCGCAGACCGAGGGCTGGCCGGCCGGTCTGCGGCTGACCGCTGTGGCGCTGCAACACCATGCGGACCCGGCGCAGATCCTCGCCGGATCGGCCGCGATCGATTCTGTCGCGGACTATCTCGCGGCCGAGGTGCTGGGCGGCCTGGAGCCCGGCGAGCGCTGGGCGCTGGCGGAGATTTCCGTCGCGGAGCGGCTGACGGCGGACTTCGTCAACGCGATGACCGGCCGGGTCGACGGCGCCGCCCTGCTCGCCGGCCTCGAGCATGGCGGCGCGTTCATCACCCGGTGCGCCGCAACCGAGGACACGTACCGCCTGCATCCGATGCTCGGCCGAACGCTGTATCGCGAACTCGGCCGCCACGACCGGAACCGGACGGCGCAGGCGCACCGCCGCGCCGCGGACTGGCACGCGGCTCAGGGACCGCCGGCCGACGTGCTCAGGCATCTACTGGCAGCCGGCGACGGGAAGTCGGCGATCCACGTCGCGGAGCGTCATTGGGCCGAGATAGTGGTCGGCGGCCGGTGCCTCGATCAGCCCGTCACAACGATCCCGGCCCCAGACGGCGAGCCTCCCCGGCATCTGTGGTTCGCGATGGCGGCGGAGCGCCTGGATGCGGGCGACATCATGGGAACGCGCCATCTTCTGCGACTGGCGTACGCCGACGAGAAGACCTACGCAGACGGCCAAGGCGCAGAATCGCTGCCGTTCGCGGCCCTGGAGCTGACGGCGGCGCGGCTGGAAGCGGACCTGGACGGCGGCTGCGCGCTCGCCTCCCAGGTGCTGGCGACGCCGGCATCAGGCGAGGGACCGGCCGCCGGCACCGCGGCAATGCTGCATCCGCTCGCGCTGCTCTCGCGCGGCGCCGCGGAGCTGCAACGCGGGGAGCTGCCGGCGGCGGAACGCGACCTGTGCGACGCACTGACGCTGGCGCGACGGCGCGACATGGAACGCGCCGCGATCAGCGCCGCCAGCCATCTCGCCGCCTGCCACGCCGCCCGCGGGCATCTGCGGCAGGCGGCACGGTGTGCCACGGAGACCCTCGACCGCGCCAACCGGCTCCGCCTGGTGCAGCTCGTGGACCTGGGCTGGAGCCGGCTGGCGCTGGCCGAGACGTATTTCGAATGGGACCGGCTCGACGACGCCGAGCGTTGCGCAGCCGCCGCCGTGGACGGTTCGCGCGGCGATCGATTGATCCAGCTGTGGGGCACTGTCCTGCAGGCGCGGATCCGGACCGCCACCGGCCGGCCAGGCGACGCGCACCGCATGGTGCGGGCAGTCGCGCGCGAGATGGTCACCGCTGATCTGCCGGCAGCGATCCGGTGCGCGCTGGCGCTGGTGGAGGGGGAACTCCGGCTCGCCTGTGGTGACCTCAACAGAGCGCACGAACTCGTACAGGCATGCCGGGACGTCGGCGCGTTGCCGGTTCCGGCGGCCGTACTCGAAGGGTCGGTTCTGCTCGCTGAGGGCCGGCCGGCCCGGGCAGCCACGGCCGTCGAGCCGTACGTGGCGGCGCACGACGAGCTCACCTCCCGGACTTACCGGGCCTGGGCGGGTCTGGTCAGTGCGCTGGCCGGCCAGCGCCTCGGCCATCCAGCCCAGACGACACGAGGCCTCGAAACCGCCCTGCAGATGGCGGAGGAGGAGGATCTCCGCCGGGGTTTCGCCGCCGGCGGCCACCGGCTGCGCGCACTCCTCGAGTCGGTGGCGCCGACGATGCCGGTGTTTTCGCAGGTGGCGGCGACGCTGACGGTGACGCTCGACGCGACGATGCGGGATTCCCCGCCATACGGGAGCCGGAACGGCCCGGACGCCGTCCCCGCCGGATCGGCCGTCCCCCCGCTCACCGACCGCGAGCTGACCGTGCTGCGTCATCTGCAGGGCAGCCTCTCGCACGCCGAGATCGCCGAGTTGCTCCACATCTCCGTGAACACCGTGAAGACGCACGTCAAGAACATCTACTCGAAGCTCGGCGCGACCCGGCGCAAGGACGCGATCCGGCGGGGTCACGAGCTCCGGTTTCTGTGA
- a CDS encoding response regulator transcription factor, with the protein MTELLAVALELAAEINRVTLASADPAEDLAFMWGPMKRLVPFAAGWLGTLDGDQRRYTTVTSVGHDRVSRAYMESEELTELRKKVGLLQRRRPLRLQDAPPRTVELPCWSEHWWPAGFREGLAVPLVAPDGRPLGVLGLHTDTASQPTAEARDAVGAIAHTVTAALDPMNSLAGLARLIHGATAAVVVDCRGAVTPLPGMATDPVLTRCPDVVPTAVDGLTDRVRYTAFLCPVRADDGRERYVRVTGLACPPGTSDDLVGLVVISPADDLCALTLRELVVLGLVIEGHANQGIAARLFITARTAAAHLEHIRTKLGASTRTAAAMLAMRRGLYIPYRLIDVRTGTSRAVTVSAGR; encoded by the coding sequence GTGACCGAGTTGCTGGCGGTGGCGTTGGAGCTCGCGGCGGAGATCAACCGGGTGACATTGGCCAGCGCCGATCCGGCAGAGGACCTGGCATTCATGTGGGGTCCGATGAAACGGCTCGTTCCGTTCGCAGCCGGGTGGCTCGGCACGCTCGACGGGGATCAGCGCCGCTACACCACGGTCACATCCGTCGGCCACGATCGGGTGAGCCGTGCGTACATGGAATCGGAGGAGCTGACGGAGCTGCGGAAGAAGGTGGGCCTGCTGCAGCGACGCCGGCCCTTGCGCCTGCAGGACGCTCCGCCGCGCACCGTAGAGCTGCCGTGCTGGTCCGAACACTGGTGGCCGGCTGGATTCCGCGAAGGCCTGGCCGTCCCGCTCGTCGCTCCGGACGGCCGCCCCCTGGGCGTACTCGGGCTGCACACGGACACGGCCAGCCAGCCGACCGCCGAGGCCCGGGACGCGGTGGGTGCGATCGCGCACACGGTCACCGCCGCTCTGGACCCGATGAACTCGTTGGCCGGGCTGGCGCGGTTGATCCACGGCGCGACCGCCGCCGTCGTCGTCGACTGCCGAGGCGCCGTCACCCCGCTGCCCGGGATGGCGACCGATCCCGTGCTCACCCGATGTCCCGACGTCGTGCCCACAGCGGTCGACGGTTTGACCGACCGGGTCCGATACACGGCGTTCCTCTGCCCGGTCCGGGCGGACGACGGCCGGGAACGCTACGTCCGGGTCACCGGCCTCGCCTGTCCGCCGGGCACGTCGGACGACCTCGTAGGGCTCGTGGTGATCTCGCCCGCTGATGACCTCTGCGCTCTGACGCTCCGGGAACTGGTCGTTCTCGGCCTGGTGATCGAAGGGCACGCCAACCAAGGCATCGCCGCCCGCTTGTTCATCACCGCGCGGACCGCCGCGGCTCACCTCGAACACATCAGGACGAAGCTGGGCGCATCTACGCGTACCGCCGCCGCGATGCTGGCGATGCGCCGTGGCCTGTACATTCCGTACCGGCTCATCGATGTGCGGACTGGCACGTCGCGTGCGGTGACGGTCAGCGCCGGCCGGTGA
- a CDS encoding metallophosphoesterase family protein, with product MRLLLMSDTHVPKRARDLPQPLWTAVDEADVVVHAGDWVDESLLDALQARAARLIACYGNNDSAALRARLPEVARAEIAGLRLAVVHETGPSAGRESRCADRFPDTDVLVFGHSHIPWDSTAPGGLRLLNPGSPTDRRRQPHCTYLTATAADGRLTDLTLHRLPPR from the coding sequence GTGCGCCTGCTGCTGATGTCCGACACCCACGTGCCGAAACGCGCCCGCGACCTGCCGCAGCCGCTGTGGACGGCGGTCGACGAGGCGGACGTGGTGGTGCACGCCGGCGACTGGGTCGACGAGTCGCTGCTGGACGCGCTGCAGGCCCGCGCCGCCCGGCTGATCGCCTGCTACGGCAACAACGACTCCGCCGCGCTGCGCGCCCGCCTGCCCGAGGTGGCACGCGCCGAGATCGCCGGCCTGCGCCTGGCGGTGGTGCACGAGACCGGCCCGTCCGCCGGCCGCGAGAGCCGCTGCGCCGACCGCTTCCCGGACACCGACGTGCTGGTCTTCGGCCACTCCCACATCCCGTGGGACAGCACGGCGCCCGGCGGTCTGCGACTGCTCAATCCCGGCTCGCCGACCGACCGCCGCCGCCAGCCGCACTGCACGTACCTCACCGCCACCGCGGCGGACGGCCGCCTGACCGATCTCACCCTGCATCGCCTGCCGCCCCGCTGA
- a CDS encoding TetR/AcrR family transcriptional regulator, giving the protein MTQDGRLIRGERTRAAVLDQALRLATVSGLDGLSLSQVADALGVSKSGLFAHWRSKEALQLAVIDHARAQWTDQVVRPALAEPAGLRRLWAVHERRLGFYEAGALPGGCFFSNAHFEFNARPGVIRDRLAAEQSAWMDFLTRVATEAVELGDLRAGTDPAQLAYLIEALGVCAVMQAAVLGAAPTFRHARRALHDHLRTVAHHPEDLPELI; this is encoded by the coding sequence ATGACCCAGGACGGCCGGCTGATCCGCGGCGAGCGGACCCGCGCCGCGGTGCTCGACCAGGCACTGCGGCTGGCCACCGTGTCCGGTCTCGACGGGCTCTCGCTGAGCCAGGTCGCCGACGCGCTCGGCGTCAGCAAGTCCGGACTGTTCGCGCACTGGCGCTCCAAGGAGGCGCTGCAGCTCGCGGTCATCGACCACGCCCGGGCGCAGTGGACCGACCAGGTCGTCCGCCCCGCGCTCGCCGAGCCCGCCGGGCTACGCCGGCTGTGGGCCGTGCACGAGCGGCGGCTCGGCTTCTACGAGGCCGGGGCGCTGCCCGGCGGCTGCTTCTTCAGCAACGCGCACTTCGAGTTCAACGCCCGGCCCGGGGTGATCCGCGACCGGCTCGCCGCCGAGCAGAGCGCCTGGATGGACTTCCTGACCCGGGTCGCCACCGAGGCGGTCGAGCTCGGCGACCTGCGGGCCGGGACCGATCCGGCGCAGCTGGCCTACCTGATCGAGGCGCTCGGTGTCTGCGCCGTCATGCAGGCCGCGGTGCTCGGCGCCGCCCCCACCTTCCGGCACGCCCGCCGGGCGTTGCACGACCACCTTCGTACCGTCGCTCACCATCCTGAAGATCTCCCGGAGCTGATATGA